Sequence from the Verrucomicrobiota bacterium genome:
GGCGTTTCGCAGCGCGCGACAGCGTCAGCGGGAGCGTGACAAATATCCACCCTTGTCGCGTGACGAATTGCGCGTAGCCCGGTCAAAACTGTTGAAAGATCGAAAGGAACAATCATGAGCGCAGTATGCATTTTAGCTCCAGTCGTGATCGCTGCCTGGCCTGCGTTTAGCGCGGCGGTCGTGGCGGCGGCGGCTTCCATGGGCTACGTGGTGGCGGAAGAAACGGCCGCCCAAATGGCTCGATGCGGCCAGCAACAAAAATCCACGAATCGCGTGGATCTGGAAATTGACCAGAGCGAACTGGTAACCGGGCAACTCGGAAGAGACCAACACATTTCTGTTTCCCGTGATGGAGTGACCGTGACTTTTTCCCGCGATGCCCGAGGCAAGGCGGCGTTGTGTGTCACCGGCGAGGGGCACAGCGCGGAAGCGTTGAAAGCGATGGGGGAGGAATTAAGTCAGAGAGTTGTGCAAAAATATGTTTATCAGCGTTTGATGGATGAAATGGTGGCGCGGCAATTTCATGTCGTCGTCGAGGAAACCGATGCGAATCAGGCGATCCATCTTAGAATTCGTCACTGGCAGAACTAAATGCAGCGAACAGCGCTCAGGCATCTATGCCGCAAAGAGAATATGAAATAACCATCGGGCCGGATGGCAAAGTGGAGTTGAACATTCATGGCTACAAGGGGAAAGGCTGCCTCGATGCCGTCAAAATGTTCGAGCAGATCATTGGGTCAGTTGAGTCGCAACGTGCGACCAGCGAATTTTACGAACCGGAGGAGCAGGTGCAATATCGAGTGGATCAACGACATTAGCCATCTGGCCCAGGGCGGCGTCACGGCCAGAAGAAGATATGAGCAACTTCCCGTCATGTTACTATCCTCCTCGTGCCCGGTGGTACAGTCCCGTGTTTTATCTGGGGGATGCCGTGCGTCGTCGGTTGCACCTGGAACAGTTGCACCCTCCGCCGGGAATCAGATGGCCCGTTTTCTTTGTGGGTCTGGCGTTGCCCGGGTTTTCCTTTTGGGCGTCCGGACGGAAGATTTTGGGTCAAGTCGCCATGGGTTTTTACGTCCTCACGATGTTAATCTTCCTCATCTGGCTCGGTTACCCAATCGCCAATGTTGTCTTTGGGTTGATGATCTCACTGCATGTCAGCAGCATCATTTTTCTTTCGAACCATTGGCTGTCGGAACTGAACGTGGTTCGTCGGCTCGTGATTTCTCTGGCGATTTTGTTTGTCGTAAGTCGGTTGATTTACATTCCGGCCCTCGACTTGATGGAGAAATATTTGGCCATGCCTTTGCAAATGCGTGACCGGGTGGTGGTAGCCAGCACGATGCTTGGAAGCAAATCAATCAAGCGAGGTGACTGGGTGGCTTACCATTTTACCGGGGGCAGCGGTCACGGTGTTAAAATTCGCGATGGTTATGGGCTTGATCCGGTGCTCGGCATCTCAGGCGACCAGGTCCGCTTTGGCCCCACTCACTTTGAAGTGAACGGGAAGACGTTTACGCGGTTGGCTCACATGCCGGCTAAAGGTGAAATGGTTGTGCCGGGAAAACAGTGGTTTATCTGGCCGAGTTTGGATACCGTAACGCAACGTAATGTTGCAGAAGAGAGCGTTTCCGAAGCTGTGCTGGATTCAGCCTTAATCTCGAACGAACAGATTATCGGTAAACCTTTCCGTCATTGGTTTTGGCGGCGACAATTCGTGCCATGAGTCGATTCGTCAATCTTGAGTTTGATGACCAGTTTGAGGACCGCTCTGACGCCAGCGAGGTCGTCAAGGACGAGGCTTATTATTTCTCACAAGGGCAGGCGGCGTTTGAGAACGGTCAATTTGAACAAGCCCTGCGTTTATTCGCCAAGGTGCTCGAACACAATCCGCAGAACGCTGCCGCCTGGACCGGTCAAGTTCGGATGTTGATCGAACTCGGTGAATTTCGGGAAGCCAAACTCTGGGCTGATAAGGCGCTGGAACGTTTTCCTGTCGAGCCTGAACTGCTCGCCGCCAAAGCCGTAGCGCTCGGCCGCAGCGGCGACCTTCAAGCTGCTTTGGCTTTTTCCGACGCGTCCATCGAAGAGCGCGGCGACACGCCCTACATCTGGCTGGCGCGCGGGGATGTCCTGTTGGCGCGCGAGGAGAAGCGCGCGACCTATTGTTTCGAGAAGGCACATCTCCTGTCGCCCGACAATTGGTTTTATGCCTGGCTGACTTCGCGGATTTATTTCTTCTATCAAAAATTTTCCCTGGCCTTCAAATTTGCCCAGCAGGCCTTGACGCTGGATTCGGGTCAGGGTGCCATCTGGCTGCAAGTGGGACAATGTCAAATGGCCCTGGGACTGGTCGATCCCGCCAGAAATTCTTTTGAACAAGCGCGGCAATTGAATCACAATTCGCTGGAAGTGAATGAGGCGTTGGTGCGACTTTCAAAAATTGGCTTGTGGTCGAAGCTGCGCCGGCAGGGGCGTCAACTCTTTTCCCAATGAGCAAATCAAAATTGGAGTGCTTGTTGGCTGCTGCCAGTGAAAATTGCGCTTCCGACCTTCACCTCATTGCCGGCGTGCCTCCCGCGTTCCGGGTAAACGGAGAAATCATCCTGGCTGACGAAGATGTGCTTCATCCCGGCGAAATCACGGAGATGGTCGCAAGCCTGTTGAGTGCCGTGCAACAGGAGAAGTTCGAGCGGGATTGGGAACTGTGCGTTTCCCTGCTGCACAGCGCCGCGGGCCGGGTCCGGGTGACCTTTTACAAGCGCAACGGGCGTCCGGAAATGAGCCTGCGCTTTTGCGGCGACCGTATTGCCTCTCGCGAGGAACTGGGTCTGCCCGCCAAGATCGATGATTTGGCGCGCAAGCCCAACGGCTTGGTCTTGATCACCGGCCCAACTGGGGCAGGAAAAACCACCACACTGAATTATCTCGTCGATCTGATCAATCGCGAGCGCCGCTGTAAAATCATCACAATCGAGGACCCCATCGAGTTCGTGCACGAGAACCGACGGGCGATCATCGTCCAGCAGGAAGTGCTCACGGACACGCATTCCTTCAATCGCGCGCTGATCCACGTTCTGCGACAGGATCCGGACGTAATTGTCGTCGGGGAGATGCGGGACCACGAAGCCATTTCCACGGCGTTGACGGCGGCGGAGACGGGGCATCTCGTGATGGCCACGATGCATTCACCCAATGTGTCACATGCCTTGGAACGCATCATCGGTGTTTTTGAAGGCAGCGCCCAGAAGCAGATTGTTTTGCAACTGGCCAACGCGCTGCAAGGTGTGATTGCTCAGGATTTGTTGTCTTCAGCCGACCGTTCCCGGCGTGTGCTGGCGTACGAACTTTTGCTCGCGAACGCCGCCGTGCGAAACTTGATTCGCGAGAGCAACCTCCACCAATTGGAGAATACCATTCAAACCGGCGGCAAGGAAGGAATGGTGCTGATGGATAATTGTCTGCATGACCTTTATTGCCGGTGTCAGATCAGCTACGACACGGCGCTGAGTCGTGCGCGTCATCCCGACCATATCACACGGCTCGTCAAATCGGGCGAAACGAACGATTGATTCGTCGCTCGCCGATCCGGCTTAAAAGCCAACGGCAGGAGCTGAAGTTTAAGTTCGCCAACATCGGCGAATGATTTCTTGCAGTGAGTCGGGAATTAACCGAGCTTCAAGCTGAAGCCTGACCATGAGCCAGACCTACGAAATCATTCGTGGAACGCTGATCCTGCTGGTTGTTCTGGCGGTGACGGGATGGATTTTGTTTCGCTGGTTGAAACGCAGCAAAGATGAGCCGGGCGTCTTGATCGTCAAGTGGATCGTCACCATTCCACTGGTGGTGCTCGCCTTGTTGTCGGTTAAACTCTTTTCGGTTGTGGGACCGTTCGTCATCGTCTTTTGCGCAATTATCCTGTCCTTCATGTGGACGCCGAATCTTGCCTCAGCGTTGGTCAAGCCGCTCACCAGCGCGATTGATGGCGGCGACGAAGAACCTGAACCGCGCCCATTTTATTCCATCGCCCGCGCCCAGCGAATGAAGGGCAACTATGCCGAGGCGCTGGCCGAAGTCCGCAAGCAACTGGACAAGTTCCCGGATGATTACGAAGGCACGCTGTTGCTGGCGGAATTACAGGCCGAGAATCTCAACGATCTGCCCGGCGCGGAAATGACCATTCAACGCTGGTGCAACGAGCCAGACCATCCGCCCTTGCAGATTGCCGCCGCGTTGAACCAGCTCGCGGACCTGCATTTGAAACTGGCCCAGGACCGTGAGGCGGCGCGGCTGGCCTTGGAAAAAATCACCGTGTTATTTCCCCACACGGAAATGGCGTTGAAGGCAGCGCAGCGCATTGCGCATCCCGGTGACGACCGGATGCTCCTGGGCCGCCATGACCGGCAAAGATTCGCGGTTCGCAAAGGTGTCGAGAACGTCGGGTTGTTGGAGAATTCCAGACACTTGAAACCCGCTGAAATGGATCCGGGAACACAGGCTGCGAACTACGTGAAGCATTTGACGGAACATCCGCTGGACAGTGAGGCGCGGGAAAAGCTGGCGTCGATTTACGCCGATCATTATCAGCGCCTCGACCTCGCCGCCGATCAACTGGAACAGTTGATTCAGCAACCCAACCAGCCGGCCAGACAAGTCGTGCATTGGTTGAATCTGCTCGCTGATTTGCAGATCAAGCACGCCAGCGATCTGGCTGGAGCACAGCAAACTTTGCAGAGGATCATCGAACAATACCCCGGTCTGGCGGCGGCGGAAAAGGCGCAACGGCGGCTGGACACTTTAAAGCTGGAACTTAAGGCAAACGAAAAAAGCCAGGCGGTCACGCTTGGCTCTTACGAACAAAACATTGGGTTGAAGCAGCGCAGTTAACGCAACTTCAACGCGATCTGTTTCTCCATTTCGTGGGCGAGATCAATATCCGCAGCGCCGCCTTTCGCCCGGGCCTGAACGATGACGTGGGTCACTTTTTCATCGATCTTATCGACGCGCACCCAGACCGTGCGGGTGTTCACCTTGGCTTCGAGTGAATTGTTGATCGTGTTCTCCCCCGTCAGCACGCCGTTGAAAGCGAGCACTTCTTTGGCAGCGGCAAAGACTTGGGCCAAGGGCCTCTCATAACTGCCTTCAATTTTGTCTTTAACAAACGGCACACCGGGATTCCTCCGTCCGTCCACAGTGTTGACGCAGCCAGCAATCAGGAACGCCAGCCCGCAGACGGCCAATAGCGCAAAATTTTTTGTTTTCATTTGCGCTATGCAATCACAATCGCAGTTTGCGTCAAGCACTAAGAACCTCGCCGACGCCCAGGAATTTCCTCCCGATGAAACCGGCGAACCCGGAGCGGGTGCATCGTCATCCTGCTCGACAAGTTTTGCGGTTGATGGCATTTTGGAAGGGCAATGGAAAAACTGGAACAACTGCGCGCTCTGCTCCGCTCTTACGGCTCGTGCCTTGTCGCTTACTCCGGTGGCGTCGATTCCGTCTTCCTGGCTTACGTGACTCGCGAGGTTTTGGGCAATCGTTCGCTGGCGGCCATTGCGGATTCGCCGAGTCTGCCGCGGCGCGAATTGGAGGAAGCGCTGGCCATCGCGGAACAATTTGAGATTCCGGTGCGCGTGGTGCACACGCAGGAATTCGAGAACCCCGATTACCTCGCCAACCCGAACAACCGTTGTTACTTTTGCAAACACGAATTATTCACCGAGCTGGAACCACTGGCGCGGCAGGAAGGTTTCGCGGTGATTGCTTACGGAGAAAACGCAAGTGATGTCGGCGACTTTCGTCCCGGCGCGCAGGCCGCGAAGGAATTTCAAGTGTGCGCGCCGCTCAAAGAAGTTGGTTTGACCAAAGCCGAGATTCGCGAGCTGTCGGCGCAGCTTTGCCTGCCGACGGCGGACAAGCCGCAGATGGCCTGCCTCAGTTCACGCATTCCGCACGGCGAAGCGGTGACGCCGGAGAAGCTGAGGATGGTGGAAGTGGCGGAAAATGTGTTGAAGGATTTGGGGTTTTACGATGTGCGGGTGAGGCATCATGAGTTGAAATCCGAAATCCGAAATCCGAAATCCGAAATTCTTCTGCACTTGGCGCGGATTGAAGTGGGTCCGCAGGAGATCCCGAAATTGTTGGCGAACGAATCGTTCACGCGCGTGGCCGAGGCGCTGAAGAAAATCGGCTATGCGCATGTGACGCTGGATTTGCAGGGCTATCGGCGCGGAAGTTTGAATAATCCGAGTGCGTCTCTGGCCAGTCAATTGTGACATCAGCGCGCGAGACGCGCAGCAAGGCGTTGGATTGTACCATTAGCGTCGTTCGAGTCCACGATCAGGATGCTGCTTATCATGGCGTACGACGGTGATGCGGATGCCGCCGGGGATTTCCCGGAAGAGGAAATGATAAGGGAAGCGCCTTAAGTTGACCCGTCGCCGATTTCGCGTCTCGAAATGGAACCGTTGTGGATTGGCAGCAGCTTGGTTGATGAACGAGTTCAACTCCTCCCAGAACTCGTCGCCCAGGCGGTCGTTGATGCCGTCGTAGTGGCGCAGAATTCTTGAGACGTCTCGCTGAACAGCCGGGTGGTAAACCACCTTCATCGGCCGCGTTCCTGTTGGACACGACGAACGAACTCCTCATGCGAA
This genomic interval carries:
- a CDS encoding DUF2997 domain-containing protein, with the translated sequence MPQREYEITIGPDGKVELNIHGYKGKGCLDAVKMFEQIIGSVESQRATSEFYEPEEQVQYRVDQRH
- a CDS encoding tetratricopeptide repeat protein, which translates into the protein MSRFVNLEFDDQFEDRSDASEVVKDEAYYFSQGQAAFENGQFEQALRLFAKVLEHNPQNAAAWTGQVRMLIELGEFREAKLWADKALERFPVEPELLAAKAVALGRSGDLQAALAFSDASIEERGDTPYIWLARGDVLLAREEKRATYCFEKAHLLSPDNWFYAWLTSRIYFFYQKFSLAFKFAQQALTLDSGQGAIWLQVGQCQMALGLVDPARNSFEQARQLNHNSLEVNEALVRLSKIGLWSKLRRQGRQLFSQ
- a CDS encoding PilT/PilU family type 4a pilus ATPase, with translation MSKSKLECLLAAASENCASDLHLIAGVPPAFRVNGEIILADEDVLHPGEITEMVASLLSAVQQEKFERDWELCVSLLHSAAGRVRVTFYKRNGRPEMSLRFCGDRIASREELGLPAKIDDLARKPNGLVLITGPTGAGKTTTLNYLVDLINRERRCKIITIEDPIEFVHENRRAIIVQQEVLTDTHSFNRALIHVLRQDPDVIVVGEMRDHEAISTALTAAETGHLVMATMHSPNVSHALERIIGVFEGSAQKQIVLQLANALQGVIAQDLLSSADRSRRVLAYELLLANAAVRNLIRESNLHQLENTIQTGGKEGMVLMDNCLHDLYCRCQISYDTALSRARHPDHITRLVKSGETND
- a CDS encoding tetratricopeptide repeat protein, with translation MSQTYEIIRGTLILLVVLAVTGWILFRWLKRSKDEPGVLIVKWIVTIPLVVLALLSVKLFSVVGPFVIVFCAIILSFMWTPNLASALVKPLTSAIDGGDEEPEPRPFYSIARAQRMKGNYAEALAEVRKQLDKFPDDYEGTLLLAELQAENLNDLPGAEMTIQRWCNEPDHPPLQIAAALNQLADLHLKLAQDREAARLALEKITVLFPHTEMALKAAQRIAHPGDDRMLLGRHDRQRFAVRKGVENVGLLENSRHLKPAEMDPGTQAANYVKHLTEHPLDSEAREKLASIYADHYQRLDLAADQLEQLIQQPNQPARQVVHWLNLLADLQIKHASDLAGAQQTLQRIIEQYPGLAAAEKAQRRLDTLKLELKANEKSQAVTLGSYEQNIGLKQRS
- a CDS encoding DUF3568 family protein is translated as MKTKNFALLAVCGLAFLIAGCVNTVDGRRNPGVPFVKDKIEGSYERPLAQVFAAAKEVLAFNGVLTGENTINNSLEAKVNTRTVWVRVDKIDEKVTHVIVQARAKGGAADIDLAHEMEKQIALKLR
- the larE gene encoding ATP-dependent sacrificial sulfur transferase LarE; the protein is MEKLEQLRALLRSYGSCLVAYSGGVDSVFLAYVTREVLGNRSLAAIADSPSLPRRELEEALAIAEQFEIPVRVVHTQEFENPDYLANPNNRCYFCKHELFTELEPLARQEGFAVIAYGENASDVGDFRPGAQAAKEFQVCAPLKEVGLTKAEIRELSAQLCLPTADKPQMACLSSRIPHGEAVTPEKLRMVEVAENVLKDLGFYDVRVRHHELKSEIRNPKSEILLHLARIEVGPQEIPKLLANESFTRVAEALKKIGYAHVTLDLQGYRRGSLNNPSASLASQL
- a CDS encoding type II toxin-antitoxin system RelE/ParE family toxin; the encoded protein is MKVVYHPAVQRDVSRILRHYDGINDRLGDEFWEELNSFINQAAANPQRFHFETRNRRRVNLRRFPYHFLFREIPGGIRITVVRHDKQHPDRGLERR